The DNA region TTGAAGGGTGAAATATATCAAGCCATATGCTTCCTATTATAGATATAGTTAACTCCTCTTTTGAATTAAAATAATTATATATAGAACCAATAGCTATATTACAGTTTTCAGCTATTGTTCTTATATTGATTGAATTAAAACCTTTCTTTTTTATAAGTTCTCTGCTTATATTAAGTATTTCTTCTTTTGAAGTTATATTTTTATTCATAATATTTACTTCCTTTAATTTTTTAATACTTATTTTATTAATTTATTACTAAATATAATATCTTACACCCATGCTCATTCTTCCAAAACCAACCATATTCAATTTTCTAGGATATCCAAGTTTTGCCCCATTATAAATATCATGAAGTCCCCCGCCAAACTCTAACACTATACCTACATGTTTGCTTACATTTATATTAAATCCAGCACCTCCGCCAACTTCCCAATATAAAGGCTCTGAAAATAAAAATTTATGGTCTGTATCAGCACCAAATGATAAAAAACCAAAACTTGCAAAAGCAAATGCATATCTTGCTATGCTTATTTCTCCTGTATACACATCTTTGCTTCCAAAAGTAATTTTCTGCATAAAACCTAATTGATACATGTCCGGGTTATCATCATATATTTTTGAGCCTACTATAGAAGTATAACTTTTCATCTCAAAATTGTTATACTTAAATAGTTTAAAACCAAACTCTATATTAACACTTGTCTTTATAGTATCAGCACTGCTGTATAACCCTATAGAAAAAAATCTATTATCTATTCCAGATAAAACTTTATTTTTTTTATCTTCCTCCTCTGTATATGCAATATACAAAAAAACTTAAAGTTATAATATTTATTACAGCAATATATTTATATACCTTCATAATAATACCTGTTTTCTATTCATCAAATTCAATATTTGTGTTTTCTTTATATTCTTTTATGGTCTTTATACATACAAAAAAATAAAAATATTTTATTGTAAGTAATACAACTAATGCAATTCTTGCATGCAAATTATTTACTAATATAAAAGCAATTATAAGCATAATACTTACAGGTATGAGTATGCTAAGTTTAGATTTTAATGTCATAGCTTTTGATTTTACAAAACTCTCTAAATGTTTTTTGTAAAGTTTTGTTGATATAAACCAATTATGAAACTTTTGAGAGCCTTTTGCAAAGAAAAAAGCAGCAAGCAAAAGAAATGGAGCAGTTGGAAGTATTGGGAGAGCTACTCCTATTATTCCAAGTCCCATAAACAAAAAAGCTAAAACTATGTATAATATTCTCATAAACAAAGCATTCCTAATATATCATAGTGAACAATGTTCATTATAAATTAATAGTACTTTTTAGTCAATAATAAATATGAACTTTATAGTGTTTTTTTGTAATTAAAATTCCTATCCATTGCATATTCTAATAGATAGCCGTTTGAATATATTTCTTTACTCATTTTTATATACTTAATATAGTTTTCATTATCATTTATTTTAAAATAATATTGCGACAGCCAAACATAGGCTAAATATTTCTGATATTTTTCTTTAGCATTCATTAAAGCTTTATTAAAATATTGAAAAGCTTTTTTACTGCTTCCTCCAGCTATTTTAGGAGCATGCATATATCCCACAGCTGTGCCTAAAAGAGCAAAGAAATTTTTATCATCTTTATCTAATATAGTTTTATATA from Brachyspira pilosicoli P43/6/78 includes:
- a CDS encoding YbaN family protein, translating into MRILYIVLAFLFMGLGIIGVALPILPTAPFLLLAAFFFAKGSQKFHNWFISTKLYKKHLESFVKSKAMTLKSKLSILIPVSIMLIIAFILVNNLHARIALVVLLTIKYFYFFVCIKTIKEYKENTNIEFDE